One Sporichthyaceae bacterium genomic region harbors:
- a CDS encoding response regulator transcription factor translates to MTRLLVVEDEESFSDALSYMLRKEGFEVAVAPTGPDALEEFERGGADLVLLDLMLPGLPGTEVCRQLRLRSKVPVIMLTAKDSEIDKVVGLEIGADDYVTKPFSHRELLARIRAVLRRNSEPEDISDSALEAGPVRMDVERHVVTVNGESIGLPLKEFELLELLLRNAGRVLTRMQLIDRIWGADYVGDTKTLDVHVKRLRAKIEPDPAMPRFLVTVRGLGYKFEP, encoded by the coding sequence GTGACCCGACTGTTGGTTGTCGAGGACGAGGAATCCTTCTCCGACGCTTTGTCGTACATGCTCCGGAAGGAGGGCTTTGAGGTGGCCGTGGCCCCGACGGGCCCGGACGCGCTCGAGGAGTTCGAGCGCGGGGGAGCGGACCTGGTGCTGCTCGACCTGATGCTCCCCGGCCTGCCGGGGACCGAGGTGTGCCGGCAGCTGCGGCTGCGCTCCAAGGTGCCGGTGATCATGCTGACCGCGAAGGACAGCGAGATCGACAAGGTGGTCGGCCTGGAGATCGGGGCCGACGACTACGTGACCAAGCCGTTCTCCCACCGGGAGCTGCTGGCCCGGATCCGCGCGGTGCTCCGGCGCAACTCCGAGCCGGAGGACATCTCCGACTCGGCACTGGAGGCCGGCCCGGTCCGGATGGACGTCGAGCGGCACGTGGTGACCGTCAACGGCGAATCGATCGGCTTGCCGTTGAAGGAGTTCGAGCTGCTCGAGCTGCTGCTCCGCAACGCCGGCCGCGTGCTGACCCGGATGCAGCTGATCGACCGGATCTGGGGCGCGGACTACGTCGGGGACACCAAGACCCTCGATGTCCACGTGAAGCGGCTGCGGGCCAAGATCGAGCCGGACCCGGCGATGCCGCGCTTCCTGGTGACGGTGCGCGGGCTGGGCTACAAGTTCGAGCCGTGA
- a CDS encoding ATP-binding protein, which produces MELALILAGAALGLLIGFCVGFSRRAARHNSGTDDPLDASGLSPGVGQVLIVLRSLAIVLDESETVVKASPAAYAFGIVRAQRLVAEELVELVANTRRDGRIRQVDLQLPRGPVGDAVVPVGVRVAPLGAAHVLVLIEDQSDVRRLDAVRRDFVANVSHELKTPLGALRLLSEAVVHGAHDPEAVVRFADRMQHESQRLGQLVQELIDLSRLESHDPMKEPEEVSLDTVVAAGFDRTREVAAAKHISFSSDGESGLAVLGNPDQLVMALGNLIENAVNYSAESTRVVVRMRRRGALAEIDVVDQGIGIPAAEQERIFERFYRVDPARSRMTGGTGLGLSIVKHIARNHGGDVRVVSHEGVGSTFTLRVPLLSPTSETVRRPVRPATQVRRPVEQRTL; this is translated from the coding sequence GTGGAACTCGCGCTGATCCTCGCCGGGGCGGCGCTGGGACTGCTGATCGGCTTCTGCGTCGGATTCAGCCGGCGAGCCGCTCGGCACAACTCCGGCACCGACGACCCGCTGGACGCCAGTGGGCTCTCGCCCGGCGTCGGCCAGGTGCTGATCGTGCTGCGCTCGTTGGCGATCGTCCTCGACGAATCGGAGACCGTGGTCAAGGCCAGCCCGGCCGCCTACGCGTTCGGGATCGTGCGGGCGCAGCGGCTGGTGGCCGAGGAACTGGTCGAGCTGGTCGCGAACACCAGGCGCGACGGCCGGATCCGGCAGGTCGACCTGCAACTGCCGCGTGGGCCGGTGGGCGACGCGGTCGTCCCGGTCGGGGTCCGGGTGGCTCCGCTGGGTGCCGCGCACGTGCTGGTGCTGATCGAGGACCAGAGCGACGTCCGCCGCCTGGACGCCGTCCGACGGGACTTCGTGGCCAACGTCAGCCACGAGCTGAAGACGCCGCTGGGGGCGCTGCGGCTGCTGTCCGAGGCCGTCGTGCACGGCGCGCACGACCCCGAGGCCGTGGTCCGGTTCGCCGACCGCATGCAGCACGAGTCGCAGCGGCTGGGGCAACTGGTCCAGGAGCTGATCGACCTGTCGCGGCTGGAGAGCCACGACCCGATGAAGGAGCCCGAGGAGGTCAGCCTCGATACCGTGGTCGCGGCCGGCTTCGACCGGACCCGGGAAGTCGCGGCGGCCAAGCACATCTCGTTCAGCTCCGACGGTGAGTCCGGGCTGGCCGTGCTGGGCAACCCCGATCAGTTGGTGATGGCGCTGGGGAATCTGATCGAGAACGCCGTCAACTACAGCGCCGAGTCCACGAGGGTCGTGGTGCGGATGCGACGGCGTGGCGCATTGGCCGAGATCGACGTCGTCGACCAGGGAATCGGGATCCCGGCCGCCGAGCAGGAACGCATCTTCGAACGCTTCTACCGAGTGGACCCGGCCCGGTCGCGCATGACCGGAGGCACCGGCCTGGGTCTGTCCATCGTCAAGCACATCGCCCGGAACCACGGCGGCGATGTCCGGGTGGTCAGCCACGAAGGAGTCGGCTCGACATTCACCCTGCGTGTGCCGTTGCTCAGCCCCACCTCCGAGACCGTGCGGAGGCCCGTCCGACCTGCGACGCAAGTGCGCAGGCCAGTCGAACAGAGGACGTTGTGA
- the phoU gene encoding phosphate signaling complex protein PhoU, producing the protein MEDQQRGGHMRDAFQGELKAIGEGLVEMTQLVGFAMSRATTSLLEADVELAESVIEHDRQVDKRRTELDERIMDLLARQQPVVATDLRVLITALRITDDLERMGDLALHVAKTTKIRSPKHAIPIELISTILEMGYVAQILVTKAGEVIASRNVALALELEANDDDMDRLHQRIFRVILDPNWAHGAEAAVDITLLGRYYERFADHAVSVARRVVFLATGAWPENGTVEAP; encoded by the coding sequence GTGGAAGACCAGCAGAGGGGCGGGCACATGCGCGACGCGTTCCAGGGCGAATTGAAGGCGATCGGTGAGGGTTTGGTCGAGATGACCCAGCTCGTCGGCTTCGCGATGTCGCGGGCAACGACGTCGCTGCTGGAGGCGGATGTCGAGCTGGCCGAGAGCGTGATCGAGCACGACCGGCAGGTCGACAAGCGCCGCACCGAGCTGGACGAGCGGATCATGGACCTGCTCGCGAGGCAGCAGCCGGTGGTCGCCACCGACCTGCGCGTGCTCATCACCGCGCTGCGCATCACCGACGACCTGGAGCGCATGGGCGATCTCGCGCTGCACGTCGCGAAGACCACCAAGATCCGTTCCCCGAAGCACGCGATCCCGATCGAGCTGATCTCGACGATCCTCGAGATGGGCTACGTGGCCCAGATCCTGGTGACCAAGGCCGGCGAGGTCATCGCCTCCCGAAATGTGGCCCTGGCACTCGAGCTCGAGGCCAACGACGACGACATGGACCGCCTGCACCAGCGGATCTTCCGGGTCATCCTCGACCCGAACTGGGCGCACGGCGCCGAGGCCGCCGTCGACATCACACTGCTCGGGCGTTACTACGAGCGCTTCGCCGACCACGCGGTCTCGGTCGCCCGCCGCGTCGTGTTTCTGGCCACCGGTGCGTGGCCGGAGAACGGCACCGTCGAGGCCCCCTGA
- a CDS encoding phosphoglyceromutase, with amino-acid sequence MTNEAACHLLLLRHGQSEWNAKNLFTGWVDVDLSAQGEAEAAAGGRLLAGRGLLPDVVHTSLLRRAIRTAEGALNAADRHWIPVRRHWRLNERHYGELQGKDKKATLEKYGEDQFMLWRRSYDVPPPPLPDDDEYSQAHDPRYALLPDELLPRTECLADVVDRLLPYWYDAIVPDLRTGQVVAVVAHGNSLRALVKHLESMSEDDVVGLNIPTGIPLYYRLDAGLRPIVKGGEYLDPDAAASAAAAVANQGR; translated from the coding sequence ATGACGAATGAAGCCGCCTGTCACCTGCTCCTGCTGCGCCACGGCCAGTCGGAGTGGAACGCCAAGAACCTGTTCACCGGCTGGGTCGACGTCGACCTGTCCGCGCAGGGCGAGGCTGAGGCGGCCGCCGGCGGGCGCCTGCTGGCCGGGCGCGGCCTACTCCCGGACGTCGTGCACACCTCGCTGCTGCGCCGCGCGATCCGCACCGCCGAGGGCGCCTTGAACGCCGCCGACCGGCACTGGATCCCGGTCCGGCGCCACTGGCGCCTGAACGAGCGCCACTACGGGGAGCTGCAGGGCAAGGACAAGAAGGCGACGCTGGAGAAGTACGGCGAGGACCAATTCATGCTCTGGCGCCGCTCGTACGACGTCCCGCCGCCGCCGCTGCCGGACGACGACGAGTACTCCCAGGCGCACGACCCCCGCTACGCACTGCTTCCGGACGAGCTGCTGCCGCGCACCGAGTGCCTGGCCGACGTCGTCGACCGGCTGCTGCCGTACTGGTACGACGCGATCGTGCCCGACCTGCGCACCGGCCAGGTGGTGGCCGTCGTCGCGCACGGGAACTCGCTGCGGGCGCTGGTCAAGCACCTCGAGTCGATGAGCGAGGACGACGTGGTCGGGCTGAACATCCCGACCGGGATCCCGCTGTACTACCGCCTCGACGCGGGCCTGCGCCCGATCGTCAAGGGCGGGGAGTACCTCGACCCCGACGCCGCCGCCTCCGCCGCGGCAGCGGTGGCGAACCAGGGCCGCTGA
- a CDS encoding helix-turn-helix domain-containing protein, whose amino-acid sequence MTRQVVIVGHPGALGMELVGMRDILDLTNRLARERGLAQPYRVELATHDGEPIALMGGLRLDPVRELGRIRSIDTLIVVGGPIAHEAAEQPDLIAAVRRAVPRSRRVVGVCTGAFILARTGVLDDRRATTHWMFGDLLADRCPAVRVDTDPIYVRDGEVWTSAGVTAGFDMLLAIVEEDVGADLARAVAQILVLYLRRTGNQTQFSVQLGAQFADRRPLRDLQAWIADNPAADLALAALADRMHLSPRHFARVFTTEVGLPPGRYVEQVRLEAARRMLEEGSRPVETVATAVGFGSGQALRRAFLATFGVSPAEYRRRFAPPGLTLVG is encoded by the coding sequence ATGACGCGGCAGGTGGTGATCGTGGGTCACCCCGGTGCGCTCGGCATGGAACTGGTGGGCATGCGCGACATCCTCGACCTGACCAACCGACTCGCCCGCGAGCGCGGCCTGGCGCAGCCGTACCGGGTCGAGTTGGCCACCCACGACGGCGAACCGATCGCGCTGATGGGCGGCCTGCGACTGGACCCGGTGCGCGAACTGGGCCGGATCCGGTCCATCGACACGTTGATCGTGGTCGGCGGCCCGATCGCCCACGAGGCCGCCGAACAACCGGACCTGATCGCCGCGGTCCGCCGGGCGGTCCCGCGCTCGCGCCGCGTCGTCGGGGTCTGCACCGGGGCGTTCATCCTCGCCCGGACCGGTGTGCTGGACGACCGGCGAGCGACCACCCACTGGATGTTCGGTGACCTGCTCGCGGACCGCTGCCCCGCGGTACGGGTGGACACCGACCCGATCTACGTCCGCGACGGCGAGGTCTGGACCTCGGCCGGCGTCACCGCCGGTTTCGACATGCTGCTGGCAATCGTCGAGGAGGACGTCGGGGCCGACCTGGCCCGCGCCGTGGCCCAGATCCTGGTGCTGTACTTGCGACGGACCGGCAACCAGACGCAGTTCTCGGTGCAACTCGGTGCGCAGTTCGCCGACCGGCGGCCGTTGCGCGATCTGCAGGCCTGGATCGCGGACAATCCGGCCGCGGACCTGGCACTGGCCGCACTGGCCGACCGGATGCATCTGAGTCCCCGTCACTTCGCTCGGGTGTTCACCACGGAGGTCGGCCTGCCGCCCGGCCGCTACGTGGAACAGGTGCGCCTGGAGGCCGCCCGCCGGATGCTCGAGGAGGGGTCGCGTCCGGTCGAGACGGTCGCCACCGCCGTGGGTTTCGGCAGTGGGCAGGCCCTGCGCCGGGCGTTCCTTGCAACCTTCGGCGTGAGCCCCGCCGAGTACCGCCGTCGTTTCGCCCCGCCCGGGCTCACCCTGGTCGGCTGA